In Flavobacterium gelatinilyticum, a genomic segment contains:
- a CDS encoding PepSY-associated TM helix domain-containing protein — MFSSSKPKPANKKKSKKSLFKRIMAWLHLWLGLASGIIVVIVSLTGCIYVFETEIKDFIEDWRFVKPQEQAFLLPSQLVAIADKQMKDKKATSVTFGAKDEAAIVGYFVEKKEREEKGENKKGERKDAVKIDSKKEKSGAGLQVKGKEKGKGKGEKPKGRRGGTFISVYMNPYTGEILNVKTFSRGESPDFFRWILNGHRALWLPYDIGRPIVGVAVLIFVVLLISGIVLWWPTKWIKSIIDKSFKIKWDASFKRVNYDLHNVLGFYSCIFLFFIAVTGLVWSFGWWSKSLYWVTSGGKPLTENRESPKSDTTNIKEFNITTVDKVLLNMNKENPQAAGIMISIPGKPEDPIGAFVYKKRRTFYNMDRYSFDQQTLKEISIKTPFSGKYIEANIPDKIRRMNYDIHVGSVLGLPGKILAFLASLISASLPITGFIIWWGKQKFGKKSPAAKPKTTGKAVPLPKKNTAVTELTA; from the coding sequence ATGTTTTCTTCTTCAAAACCGAAACCCGCTAACAAGAAAAAAAGTAAAAAATCGCTTTTTAAGCGCATCATGGCCTGGCTGCATTTATGGCTTGGTTTAGCATCCGGAATTATTGTCGTTATTGTCAGCCTTACGGGCTGTATTTATGTTTTTGAGACTGAGATAAAAGATTTTATCGAAGACTGGCGTTTCGTAAAACCACAAGAACAGGCATTTTTACTGCCTTCGCAGCTGGTTGCAATTGCCGATAAGCAAATGAAAGACAAAAAAGCAACCAGTGTGACTTTTGGTGCCAAAGACGAAGCAGCGATTGTGGGGTATTTTGTAGAGAAAAAAGAAAGAGAAGAAAAAGGAGAAAATAAAAAAGGAGAAAGAAAAGATGCTGTAAAAATTGACAGTAAAAAAGAAAAATCAGGAGCTGGGCTTCAGGTAAAAGGGAAAGAAAAAGGTAAAGGCAAAGGAGAAAAACCGAAAGGCAGAAGAGGAGGAACTTTTATCAGCGTTTATATGAATCCGTATACGGGAGAAATATTAAATGTAAAAACTTTTTCAAGAGGAGAGTCACCGGATTTTTTCAGATGGATTTTAAACGGACATCGTGCTTTATGGCTTCCTTATGATATAGGACGCCCGATTGTTGGGGTTGCAGTTTTAATTTTTGTTGTGCTTTTAATTTCCGGAATTGTGCTTTGGTGGCCTACAAAATGGATCAAGTCAATTATAGATAAAAGCTTTAAAATTAAATGGGATGCCAGTTTTAAACGTGTCAATTATGATTTGCACAATGTACTGGGGTTTTATAGCTGTATTTTTCTGTTTTTTATTGCCGTAACCGGTTTGGTATGGAGTTTTGGCTGGTGGAGTAAATCTTTGTACTGGGTAACTTCGGGAGGAAAACCTTTGACAGAAAATCGTGAATCTCCAAAATCAGATACAACGAATATTAAGGAGTTTAATATTACCACTGTCGACAAAGTATTACTGAATATGAATAAAGAAAATCCTCAGGCAGCCGGAATCATGATTAGTATTCCGGGAAAACCCGAAGATCCAATTGGGGCTTTTGTTTATAAAAAGAGACGTACTTTTTATAATATGGACCGCTACAGTTTTGATCAGCAGACTTTAAAAGAAATTTCAATCAAAACTCCTTTTTCAGGAAAATATATCGAAGCCAATATACCGGACAAAATCCGAAGAATGAATTATGATATTCATGTAGGAAGCGTATTAGGGCTTCCGGGAAAAATTCTGGCCTTTCTTGCCAGTTTAATTTCTGCGAGTTTACCTATTACCGGTTTTATAATCTGGTGGGGAAAACAAAAGTTTGGTAAAAAATCACCTGCAGCAAAACCTAAAACTACAGGAAAAGCGGTGCCGCTTCCTAAAAAAAATACAGCAGTAACAGAATTGACTGCTTAA
- a CDS encoding TonB-dependent receptor, which translates to MSTHKFLFFILFFFFSFLSFAQQNQGFTVSGRVIEKSGQTVPYATVIIEKTDLSMISDENGNFTFKNVKPGKYTLKISAIGFAAVKKHIELSPNNSSVNLSIKLESELNELENVSVIGRSAVDKVNKQAYNVTAVDAKKLHNSTLDLAHALDRVSGVRFREAGGVGSRSELSINGFSGNQIKIFIDGVPMDNFGSSFQINNIPINLAERVEVYKGVVPIWLGGDALGGAVNIVTNNKPRTYVDASYSFGSFNTFKTAVNAGYTAKSGFTAEINAFQNYSDNNYWVNVEAQNLENNQYYKKTRVRRFHDNYHNETVIFNIGITGKKYADKLMVGFTAGQNKADIQTGARMVAVFGDRYRRGNTLMPALKYQVKDLFTKGLNVDVTGNFNFGYEQTVDTVNRRYNWFGQYTQRPGLGAEAERSLYKFKNNNGIATFNATYAIGERHSLLVNNTFSTFDRKGSDELYPESITYQQPQKLQKNILAAAYKFDYNQKWSTSLFLKNYDLSTTLTRSYNPSGNWGDVAYVELNDKSSHLGYGGASSFYLKQNLQLKASYEKTYRLPTSDEIFGDPNVNLQGNNDLKPESSNNINLGFSWQTSFNNVNALTLDVNGIYRNSTDFIRTEFNNNQNKTVTVNQGGVRTKGIDGEIRYSYKKRFTSGINMTYQDIRNMTKYELAQNFVSYYYKDRMPNIPYLFGNLDGTVFFNDVFKKGNNLSAGYNLLYVHSYYLYWPSSGTSNGKHDIPVQFKHDLNLVYTMANGKYNIALECQNLLDNELVDNFSLQKPSRAFYLKFRYFFNKSNK; encoded by the coding sequence ATGTCAACTCATAAATTTTTATTTTTTATTTTATTTTTCTTCTTTTCGTTCTTGTCATTTGCCCAGCAAAATCAAGGTTTTACCGTAAGTGGTCGCGTAATTGAGAAATCCGGTCAAACGGTTCCGTACGCAACTGTGATTATCGAAAAAACAGATCTAAGCATGATTTCCGATGAAAACGGAAACTTTACTTTTAAAAATGTAAAACCCGGAAAATATACTTTGAAAATTTCGGCTATTGGATTTGCTGCCGTGAAAAAGCACATAGAACTTTCGCCTAATAACAGCAGTGTTAACCTTTCTATAAAATTAGAGAGTGAGTTAAACGAATTAGAGAACGTATCCGTAATAGGGCGTTCGGCAGTTGATAAGGTCAATAAGCAAGCTTATAACGTAACAGCTGTCGATGCAAAAAAACTGCATAACTCCACTTTGGATCTGGCACATGCCTTAGATAGAGTATCTGGCGTACGTTTTCGTGAAGCAGGAGGAGTAGGATCCCGATCAGAATTATCGATTAACGGTTTTTCCGGAAATCAAATTAAAATTTTTATTGACGGTGTGCCGATGGATAATTTTGGCTCGTCTTTTCAAATCAACAATATTCCAATTAACCTGGCTGAGCGTGTAGAGGTTTATAAAGGTGTTGTGCCCATTTGGCTCGGTGGAGATGCTTTAGGAGGGGCTGTCAATATTGTAACAAACAACAAACCTCGTACATATGTGGATGCTTCGTATTCATTTGGATCATTCAACACGTTCAAGACTGCTGTAAACGCAGGCTATACGGCAAAAAGTGGTTTTACCGCAGAGATTAATGCATTTCAAAATTATTCGGATAATAATTACTGGGTAAATGTTGAAGCTCAAAATTTAGAAAATAATCAATATTATAAAAAAACACGAGTAAGAAGATTTCATGATAATTACCATAATGAAACTGTAATCTTTAATATTGGAATTACGGGTAAAAAATATGCCGATAAATTAATGGTTGGTTTTACAGCCGGACAAAATAAAGCTGATATTCAAACCGGAGCCAGAATGGTTGCAGTATTTGGCGATAGGTATAGACGCGGGAATACTTTGATGCCTGCTTTAAAATACCAGGTAAAAGATTTGTTTACAAAAGGGCTGAATGTAGATGTAACGGGAAATTTTAATTTTGGTTATGAACAAACTGTAGATACTGTAAATAGACGATACAATTGGTTTGGACAATATACACAAAGACCAGGTCTGGGTGCAGAAGCTGAGAGATCCCTGTATAAATTTAAAAACAACAATGGAATAGCTACTTTCAATGCGACTTATGCTATAGGAGAACGTCATTCTTTGTTAGTAAACAATACATTTAGCACATTTGACCGTAAAGGAAGTGATGAACTTTATCCTGAATCCATAACGTATCAGCAGCCTCAAAAGCTGCAAAAAAATATTTTGGCGGCTGCCTATAAATTTGACTACAATCAAAAATGGAGCACCTCATTATTTTTAAAGAATTATGATTTAAGTACAACTCTCACCAGAAGTTATAATCCTTCTGGAAACTGGGGAGATGTTGCCTATGTGGAGCTAAATGATAAATCATCTCATTTAGGCTATGGAGGAGCAAGCAGCTTTTATTTAAAGCAAAATTTACAGCTAAAAGCTTCTTATGAAAAAACGTATAGATTACCTACATCGGATGAAATTTTTGGTGATCCCAATGTTAATTTACAGGGTAATAATGATTTAAAACCAGAATCGAGTAATAATATTAATTTAGGTTTTAGCTGGCAGACTAGTTTTAATAACGTTAATGCTTTAACACTTGATGTAAATGGTATCTACCGTAATAGTACTGATTTTATTCGTACTGAATTTAATAATAATCAGAACAAAACTGTAACCGTTAACCAGGGAGGTGTAAGGACAAAAGGTATTGATGGAGAGATTCGATACTCTTACAAAAAAAGATTTACTTCCGGTATTAATATGACGTATCAGGATATACGTAATATGACCAAATATGAGCTGGCACAAAATTTTGTTTCCTATTACTATAAGGACAGAATGCCCAATATTCCTTATTTGTTTGGTAATCTTGATGGAACAGTTTTTTTTAACGATGTATTTAAAAAAGGAAATAATTTATCTGCAGGCTATAATCTTCTTTATGTGCATTCTTATTATTTGTATTGGCCAAGCAGCGGAACATCGAATGGGAAACATGATATCCCTGTACAGTTTAAGCATGATTTAAACTTGGTTTACACGATGGCAAACGGAAAATACAATATCGCCTTAGAGTGTCAAAATTTATTGGATAACGAACTTGTGGATAATTTTTCACTTCAAAAACCTAGTCGTGCTTTTTATCTAAAATTTAGATATTTCTTTAACAAATCGAATAAATAA
- a CDS encoding alpha/beta hydrolase, whose amino-acid sequence MSFLLISGSFYAQAQNQVIPLWNKIPDEIKAPDYKEKEDIKNGKLQSTSQVSVPTLSIFIPKETKPNQSAVIICPGGGYTHLAFDKEGTKAAEWFNSLGIPAFVLKYRLPNDLIMKNKNVGPLQDAQEAIRYVRQNAAKWNIDPKKIGIMGFSAGGHLASTASTHYDDKVYESAYKVSARPDFSLLIYPVISMEEQTTHKGSQVNLLGNNPSQDLINSYSNEKKVTAQTPPAFLIHATDDRAVIPENSINYYLALKKNGVPAELHLYEKGGHGFGLGTIDTSKFWTKQLEDWLKANQLN is encoded by the coding sequence ATGAGCTTTCTTCTAATTTCAGGTTCTTTTTATGCTCAGGCACAAAATCAGGTAATACCGCTTTGGAATAAAATTCCGGACGAAATAAAAGCGCCTGATTATAAAGAAAAAGAAGATATAAAAAACGGAAAACTACAAAGCACCTCTCAGGTATCGGTTCCAACTCTGAGTATCTTTATCCCGAAAGAAACAAAACCAAATCAGAGCGCAGTAATTATCTGTCCGGGTGGCGGTTATACGCATCTCGCATTTGATAAAGAAGGAACAAAAGCTGCCGAATGGTTTAATTCATTGGGAATTCCGGCTTTTGTATTGAAATACCGTCTTCCTAACGATTTAATCATGAAGAATAAAAATGTTGGTCCGCTGCAGGATGCACAGGAAGCTATTCGCTACGTAAGGCAAAATGCTGCAAAATGGAACATTGATCCGAAGAAAATTGGTATTATGGGTTTTTCTGCCGGCGGACATTTGGCCTCGACAGCATCAACTCATTATGATGATAAAGTCTATGAATCAGCGTATAAAGTAAGTGCGCGTCCTGATTTTTCGCTGCTTATATATCCTGTAATTTCAATGGAAGAACAGACTACACACAAAGGTTCGCAGGTTAATTTATTAGGAAATAATCCGTCTCAGGATTTAATTAATTCGTATTCAAACGAAAAGAAAGTTACAGCGCAGACACCTCCCGCATTTTTAATACATGCCACAGATGATAGAGCCGTTATACCCGAAAACAGCATTAATTATTATCTGGCACTAAAGAAAAACGGAGTTCCTGCTGAATTACATTTATATGAAAAAGGCGGTCACGGCTTTGGACTGGGAACAATAGATACCAGCAAATTCTGGACAAAACAACTGGAAGACTGGCTGAAAGCGAACCAGCTTAATTAA
- a CDS encoding helix-turn-helix domain-containing protein, translating into MKIKSKILTHEKPIINIEICDQYDPKSILTEKNIDIKNKEFEEIKSHILSTDGMVLIDTQMCFSEPQTEIFEINEECVVMDFISCSNIETKIDQLEAEKYLRENTHNIFYTTNFKAAYKIPAFEQVNYLAIIFSKAFYHNLINENWKLHEKFSKNILFKKSGYLTSKYIPFTPSIQWVISEIKNCGRKGALKKMFIETKVKELLIHQLEASTIQEQQKDHIDEEEYIKLNEAKLILEKDYVHAPTLPELSRMISLNEFKLKKGFKICFGTTVKSYIIKLRMERAKYLFQNKTITVSEVAYKCGYKDVSHFSAAFKNFYGFTPQKFKINLDAIRI; encoded by the coding sequence TTGAAAATCAAATCGAAAATTCTAACGCACGAAAAGCCTATTATCAACATCGAAATCTGTGACCAATATGATCCGAAAAGTATCCTGACTGAGAAAAATATCGACATAAAAAACAAAGAATTCGAAGAAATAAAAAGTCATATTCTATCGACTGACGGAATGGTGTTAATTGATACTCAGATGTGTTTTTCGGAACCGCAGACCGAAATATTCGAAATTAACGAAGAATGCGTCGTAATGGATTTTATAAGCTGCAGCAATATCGAAACCAAAATTGATCAGCTGGAAGCCGAGAAATATCTGCGCGAAAACACGCATAATATTTTCTATACAACCAATTTTAAAGCAGCGTACAAAATTCCGGCATTTGAACAGGTAAACTATCTGGCAATCATATTCTCAAAAGCGTTTTATCATAATCTTATTAATGAAAACTGGAAACTTCATGAGAAATTCTCTAAAAACATTTTATTTAAAAAATCCGGTTATCTAACTTCAAAATACATACCGTTTACACCATCTATTCAATGGGTTATCTCAGAAATTAAAAACTGCGGACGCAAAGGTGCATTGAAGAAAATGTTTATAGAAACCAAAGTAAAAGAACTTTTAATTCATCAGCTTGAAGCCAGTACAATTCAGGAACAACAAAAAGATCACATCGACGAAGAAGAATACATCAAACTAAACGAAGCCAAATTAATCCTGGAAAAAGATTATGTACACGCTCCCACTCTGCCTGAACTTTCCAGAATGATTTCGCTAAATGAGTTTAAGCTCAAAAAGGGCTTTAAAATCTGTTTTGGAACAACGGTTAAAAGCTATATCATTAAACTAAGAATGGAACGTGCTAAATATTTATTTCAGAACAAAACCATAACCGTAAGCGAAGTGGCATATAAATGCGGTTACAAAGATGTCTCGCATTTCTCTGCTGCATTTAAGAACTTCTACGGTTTTACACCACAAAAATTCAAAATCAATCTGGATGCAATAAGAATCTGA
- a CDS encoding MFS transporter has translation MNQPDAVTANQTVKAAGKYRWSICALLFFATTINYLDRQVLSLTWSDFIAPEFHWTNNDYGNITALFSIFYAVSLLFAGRFVDWLDTKKGFLWAIGIWSLGACLHAFCGIATSGIITGEWFVGFHGSKEIIATINDTALVINVSVALFIFARFVLAVGEAGNFPAAIKTTAEYFPKKDRAFATSIFNAGATVGALAAPITIPFIAKSFGWEMAFIIIGALGFVWMGFWVFMYDKPEKHSRVSPEELAYIQQDDIADSKITGYVPETTSKVSLMECFKYKQTWAFAFGKFMTDGVWWFFLFWTPAYLSSVYGMDSTEAALPLFVLYMITLLSIIGGWLPTYFVEKKGMNPYEGRMRAMLIFAFFPLLALIAQPLGYISYWVPVIIIGIAGAAHQSWSANIFTTVGDMFPKKAIATITGIGGLAGGIGSTLINKGSGVLFDYAKETEMAFMGFKGIEAGYFIIFSICAVCYLTGWIVMKTLVPKYRPITNL, from the coding sequence ATGAATCAACCAGATGCTGTTACAGCTAATCAAACCGTCAAAGCCGCAGGAAAATATCGTTGGAGTATATGTGCACTGCTTTTTTTTGCAACCACAATTAATTATTTAGACCGACAGGTTCTTTCGTTAACATGGAGTGATTTCATAGCACCTGAGTTTCACTGGACCAATAATGATTACGGTAATATTACAGCTTTATTTTCAATTTTTTACGCCGTTTCCTTATTATTTGCAGGACGATTTGTAGACTGGTTAGATACTAAAAAAGGCTTTCTTTGGGCAATCGGAATCTGGTCTCTAGGAGCTTGTTTACACGCATTTTGCGGTATTGCAACTTCAGGAATTATTACAGGCGAATGGTTTGTAGGATTTCATGGTTCAAAAGAAATAATTGCAACAATAAACGATACTGCACTTGTAATCAATGTGAGTGTGGCACTTTTCATCTTCGCACGTTTTGTTCTGGCAGTAGGAGAAGCAGGAAACTTTCCGGCAGCTATTAAAACTACAGCCGAATATTTTCCTAAAAAAGACCGTGCTTTTGCAACCAGTATTTTTAATGCAGGTGCAACAGTGGGCGCTTTAGCAGCACCAATTACAATTCCGTTTATTGCCAAATCATTTGGCTGGGAAATGGCCTTTATTATCATTGGAGCATTAGGATTTGTCTGGATGGGATTCTGGGTTTTTATGTATGACAAACCTGAAAAACATTCACGTGTATCTCCGGAAGAACTGGCTTATATTCAGCAGGATGATATTGCCGACAGTAAAATAACAGGTTATGTGCCTGAAACAACTTCAAAAGTATCTTTAATGGAGTGCTTTAAATACAAACAAACCTGGGCATTTGCATTTGGTAAATTTATGACAGACGGCGTTTGGTGGTTCTTCTTGTTCTGGACTCCGGCTTATTTAAGTTCTGTGTACGGAATGGATTCTACAGAAGCAGCTTTACCATTGTTTGTTTTGTATATGATTACTTTATTGTCCATTATTGGCGGCTGGCTTCCAACTTATTTTGTAGAAAAGAAAGGAATGAACCCATACGAAGGAAGAATGAGAGCCATGCTTATTTTTGCATTCTTCCCGTTATTAGCTTTAATAGCACAGCCTTTAGGATATATTAGTTACTGGGTTCCGGTTATTATTATCGGTATTGCAGGAGCAGCGCATCAGTCATGGTCGGCTAATATTTTTACTACAGTAGGCGATATGTTCCCGAAAAAAGCAATTGCAACGATTACCGGAATTGGAGGTTTAGCAGGCGGAATCGGGTCGACTTTAATCAACAAAGGATCAGGGGTTTTGTTTGATTACGCCAAAGAAACAGAAATGGCTTTTATGGGATTCAAAGGTATAGAGGCCGGATATTTTATTATTTTCTCGATTTGTGCCGTTTGTTACCTTACAGGATGGATCGTAATGAAAACATTGGTTCCAAAATACAGACCGATTACTAATTTGTAG
- a CDS encoding gluconate 5-dehydrogenase, producing the protein MSINLFDLTGKIALVTGGVHGLGMAMAKGLGHAGAKIVINDRSSKETVDNAVAEYKSVGIDAYGYIFDVTDEAAVIENINKIEAEVGPIDILVNNAGIIKRIPMIDMEVEDFEAVIKVDLISPFIVSKAVAKGMIKRRQGKIINICSMMSELGRDSVSAYAAAKGGLKMLTKNMATEWAKYNVQTNGIGPGYFATSQTAPIRVDGHPFNEFIISRTPAARWGDPEDLAGAAIFLSSKASDFVNGHILYVDGGILATIGKPSNEE; encoded by the coding sequence ATGTCAATTAACCTTTTTGATTTAACTGGAAAAATTGCGCTTGTTACTGGAGGAGTTCATGGTCTTGGAATGGCGATGGCAAAAGGACTTGGACATGCAGGAGCAAAAATTGTAATAAACGACCGCTCATCTAAAGAAACTGTTGATAACGCAGTTGCAGAATATAAATCGGTTGGGATTGATGCCTACGGATACATCTTTGATGTTACTGATGAAGCAGCTGTAATTGAAAATATAAATAAAATAGAAGCCGAAGTTGGTCCAATTGATATTTTAGTAAACAATGCCGGAATTATAAAACGTATTCCGATGATTGATATGGAGGTAGAAGATTTTGAGGCAGTTATAAAAGTCGACTTAATAAGTCCTTTTATTGTTTCAAAAGCGGTTGCCAAAGGAATGATTAAAAGAAGACAAGGTAAAATTATCAATATCTGCTCAATGATGAGTGAATTGGGAAGAGACTCTGTAAGTGCTTATGCTGCTGCAAAAGGAGGTTTGAAAATGCTGACTAAAAATATGGCAACAGAATGGGCAAAATACAATGTTCAGACTAACGGAATTGGTCCGGGGTATTTTGCAACCAGCCAGACTGCTCCAATTCGTGTAGACGGACATCCTTTTAATGAATTTATTATCAGCAGAACACCTGCCGCAAGATGGGGTGATCCGGAAGATTTAGCCGGAGCTGCTATATTCTTATCTTCAAAAGCCAGTGATTTTGTTAACGGACATATTTTATATGTTGACGGCGGTATCCTTGCTACTATTGGAAAACCTTCAAACGAAGAATAA
- the kduI gene encoding 5-dehydro-4-deoxy-D-glucuronate isomerase, translating to MTKYSSRYASSPEAVKKYDTQQLREEFLIDDLMQQDEVVLVYSHYDRYIAGSAVPVKADLALETIDPLKAPYFLERRELGIINVGGSGSVVVEGTTYELGFKDALYIGSGNKEVIFKSDDSNNPAKFYLNSAPAHTNYPTKKVSLAEANKLQLGTMETANHRTVNQMIIGSVVTTCQLQMGMTELKPGSVWNTMPAHVHDRRMEVYFYLDIPQDQAVCHFMGQPQETRHIWMNNHQAVISPPWSIHSGSGTSNYTFIWGMAGENLDYGDMDVCKITDLR from the coding sequence ATGACAAAATATAGTTCAAGATACGCGTCAAGCCCCGAAGCAGTTAAAAAATACGATACACAGCAGCTAAGAGAAGAATTTCTAATTGATGACCTTATGCAGCAAGATGAAGTAGTGCTGGTTTACTCGCATTACGATCGATATATTGCAGGTTCTGCAGTTCCGGTAAAAGCAGATTTAGCATTGGAAACTATCGATCCGCTTAAGGCTCCTTATTTCTTAGAACGAAGAGAGTTAGGAATTATCAATGTTGGAGGAAGCGGTTCTGTTGTCGTGGAAGGAACAACGTATGAGTTAGGTTTTAAAGATGCTTTGTACATAGGAAGCGGTAATAAAGAAGTGATCTTCAAAAGCGATGACAGCAATAATCCGGCTAAATTTTATCTGAATTCGGCTCCGGCACATACAAATTATCCAACTAAGAAAGTAAGTCTGGCTGAAGCTAATAAATTACAGTTGGGAACAATGGAAACGGCAAACCACCGTACAGTTAACCAAATGATTATTGGAAGTGTTGTTACAACCTGTCAGTTACAAATGGGAATGACAGAATTAAAACCGGGAAGTGTCTGGAATACAATGCCGGCTCACGTTCACGATCGTAGAATGGAAGTGTATTTCTATTTGGATATTCCACAAGATCAGGCAGTGTGCCACTTTATGGGACAGCCGCAGGAAACAAGACATATCTGGATGAACAATCATCAGGCTGTTATTTCGCCGCCTTGGTCTATTCACTCAGGTTCAGGAACCAGTAATTATACTTTTATCTGGGGAATGGCAGGTGAAAACTTAGATTATGGAGATATGGATGTTTGTAAAATCACTGATTTAAGATAA
- a CDS encoding DUF4374 domain-containing protein, whose translation MKTISKLPLLLAAFAFTFTSCESNDEQNEEVSGGTSKTKYIVTVTTGAQGVADYLLTTSDISTGSITTQGNGLEQDGTYRYYLATQNKFFSFLYGQGNPGAVTTYGLTANGDLTKTSNFQAETVQVFAPVNKDILMVKVPRSGASISYMYKVDAEKSILTGTEQQDTRLLVGNKNPDLAERAHFTWATQVGDKVFMPYMKINGIAPDTFGSRHADSTWVAVYSYPDLKLEKIIKDDRTSYLGAYFTNGLFQDEKGDAYGFSGAIATSNGVVTSKKPSAVVKINKGTTEFDQSYFFNVEEKSGGYKISSTSYISNGKFLLLMYGNPGTNAGAVKLAVADVYNQTFKWVTGMPAVLTSATTRYNITTEDGNSAVLGVNTPDGNWIYAINSTSAAATKGMKVEGGQITAIQKLKY comes from the coding sequence ATGAAAACAATTAGCAAATTACCTTTACTATTAGCTGCGTTTGCTTTCACTTTTACTTCATGTGAGAGTAACGACGAGCAAAATGAAGAAGTTAGTGGAGGTACATCAAAAACAAAATATATAGTTACAGTTACTACAGGTGCGCAAGGTGTAGCTGATTATCTATTAACAACTAGTGATATTTCAACAGGATCAATAACAACACAAGGAAACGGATTAGAACAAGACGGTACTTATCGTTATTATTTAGCAACGCAAAACAAATTTTTCAGTTTCCTTTACGGTCAGGGAAATCCGGGAGCTGTTACTACTTACGGCTTAACTGCTAATGGAGATTTAACCAAAACTTCTAATTTCCAGGCTGAGACAGTTCAGGTTTTTGCACCGGTTAACAAAGATATTTTAATGGTAAAAGTACCTAGAAGCGGCGCTTCTATTTCGTATATGTATAAAGTTGATGCAGAAAAATCAATACTTACAGGAACAGAACAACAAGATACAAGACTTTTAGTTGGAAATAAAAATCCGGATTTAGCAGAAAGAGCTCATTTTACCTGGGCAACTCAGGTGGGAGATAAAGTATTTATGCCTTATATGAAAATTAATGGTATTGCTCCGGATACTTTTGGATCAAGACATGCTGATAGTACTTGGGTAGCAGTATATAGTTATCCGGATCTAAAATTAGAAAAAATAATTAAAGATGACCGTACAAGTTACTTAGGAGCTTATTTTACTAATGGATTGTTTCAGGATGAAAAAGGAGATGCTTATGGATTTTCCGGAGCAATTGCGACAAGTAATGGTGTTGTAACTTCTAAAAAACCTTCGGCAGTTGTAAAAATTAATAAAGGAACTACAGAATTTGATCAGTCTTATTTCTTTAATGTTGAAGAAAAATCAGGCGGATATAAGATTTCTTCAACAAGTTATATCTCAAATGGTAAGTTCTTATTATTAATGTACGGAAACCCTGGAACTAATGCAGGAGCAGTTAAGTTAGCTGTCGCTGATGTGTACAACCAAACCTTTAAATGGGTTACCGGAATGCCGGCTGTGTTAACAAGTGCTACTACTCGTTATAATATTACAACAGAAGATGGAAATTCAGCTGTTCTTGGTGTAAATACTCCTGATGGAAACTGGATCTACGCTATCAATAGTACCTCTGCCGCAGCTACAAAAGGAATGAAAGTTGAAGGTGGTCAGATCACTGCCATCCAAAAATTAAAATACTAA